A part of Deinococcus aerolatus genomic DNA contains:
- the ung gene encoding uracil-DNA glycosylase, with translation MPDPAQLSGPPRGGAQPGPVQLVWFKKDLRVQDHVPLREAAARGPVLPLFIYEPEQLGHEEFAGQHLTYLNDCLRELDASLRGLGTPLVIRHGEAVEVLERLSHELPLGGIWAHQETGNGVSFARDRRVRAWARARGLPLAEVPQNGVVRGMKNRDGWADAWEERLGTPALPAPEGLRGTGVLPCRTMSHAELGVAANDKTIPPGGEAVGRATLDSFLAVRGVNYMREMSSPLSAEYACSRLSAPLAFGTVSLRTVVGATRQRLAAVRGDTWADPRWVRSLRSYESRLHWHCHFIQRLESEPGMEFRNLNRALDGLREDDWTPEFYDRWAHGQTGYPLVDACVRMLRQTGWLNFRMRAMLVSFASQHLWLHWRQPGLFLARQWLDNEPGIHWSQMQMQSSTVGINRVRIYSPTRQAREQDPDGVFIRRWVPELADVPGDVLHAPWEWSGAARLNYPPPVVDENRAGRLARVRIAAARASPAFETEARRIYLRHGSRKKAVMRAERVAQGLPARPPKKTPATPPTPRRLPMSDQPDLFGNAPEAARPIIPAGLPQSWKDALSGEFAAPYFHELKDFLVEERAAQTIYPPAADVFNALRFTPLDRVKVFILGQDPYHGPGQAHGLSFSVRPGVRVPPSLQNIYKELQTDIPGFQPPRHGYLKSWAEQGVLLLNAVLTVRAGQANSHANKGWEAFTDAVIRAVNAREERVVFVLWGAYARKKAKLITNPNHVIVESAHPSPLSVTKFMGTRPFSRVNAALEEAGETPIDWQLPEKAVE, from the coding sequence GTGCCTGACCCTGCACAACTCAGCGGCCCGCCACGTGGCGGCGCACAGCCCGGCCCGGTGCAGCTGGTCTGGTTCAAGAAGGATCTGCGCGTGCAGGACCACGTGCCGCTGCGCGAGGCGGCGGCGCGTGGCCCGGTCCTGCCGCTGTTCATCTACGAGCCCGAGCAACTGGGCCACGAGGAATTTGCCGGGCAGCACCTGACGTATCTGAACGACTGTCTGCGCGAGCTGGACGCCAGCCTGCGCGGGCTGGGCACGCCGCTGGTGATCCGGCACGGCGAGGCGGTGGAGGTTCTGGAACGCCTGAGCCACGAACTGCCGCTGGGCGGCATCTGGGCGCACCAGGAAACGGGCAACGGCGTGTCCTTTGCGCGGGACCGGCGGGTGCGGGCCTGGGCGCGGGCGCGCGGGCTGCCGCTGGCCGAGGTGCCGCAAAACGGTGTGGTGCGCGGCATGAAAAACCGCGATGGCTGGGCCGATGCCTGGGAGGAGCGGCTGGGCACGCCGGCCCTGCCTGCGCCGGAAGGGCTGCGCGGCACCGGGGTCTTACCGTGCCGGACCATGTCGCACGCCGAACTGGGCGTAGCGGCGAACGACAAGACCATTCCCCCGGGCGGCGAGGCAGTGGGCCGGGCCACCCTGGACTCGTTCCTGGCGGTGCGCGGCGTGAACTACATGCGCGAGATGAGCAGTCCCCTGAGCGCCGAATACGCCTGCTCGCGCCTGAGCGCGCCGCTGGCCTTCGGCACGGTGTCCCTGCGGACGGTGGTGGGGGCCACCCGGCAGCGGCTGGCCGCCGTGCGCGGCGACACCTGGGCTGATCCGCGCTGGGTCAGATCGCTGCGCAGCTACGAGAGCCGGCTGCACTGGCACTGCCACTTTATTCAGCGGCTGGAATCCGAGCCCGGCATGGAGTTCCGCAATCTCAACCGTGCCCTGGACGGGCTGCGCGAGGACGACTGGACCCCCGAGTTCTATGACCGCTGGGCGCATGGGCAGACCGGCTACCCGCTGGTGGACGCCTGCGTGCGGATGCTGCGGCAGACCGGCTGGCTCAACTTCCGGATGCGGGCGATGCTGGTCAGCTTTGCCAGCCAGCATCTGTGGTTGCACTGGCGGCAGCCGGGCCTGTTTCTGGCGCGGCAGTGGCTGGACAACGAACCCGGCATCCACTGGTCCCAGATGCAGATGCAGAGTTCAACCGTGGGCATCAACCGCGTCCGCATCTACAGCCCCACCCGGCAGGCCCGGGAGCAGGACCCGGACGGGGTGTTTATCCGCCGCTGGGTGCCGGAACTGGCGGACGTGCCGGGGGATGTGCTGCACGCGCCCTGGGAATGGAGCGGGGCCGCCCGGCTGAATTACCCGCCGCCAGTCGTGGACGAGAACCGGGCCGGACGGCTGGCCCGCGTCCGCATCGCTGCCGCCCGCGCCTCGCCGGCGTTTGAGACGGAAGCCAGACGCATCTACCTCCGGCACGGCAGCCGCAAGAAGGCCGTGATGCGCGCAGAACGGGTCGCGCAAGGACTGCCCGCCAGACCCCCCAAAAAGACACCCGCCACCCCCCCCACCCCCAGGAGACTCCCCATGAGCGATCAACCGGACCTGTTCGGCAACGCCCCCGAAGCTGCCAGACCCATCATCCCTGCCGGATTGCCACAGTCTTGGAAGGACGCCCTGTCCGGGGAATTCGCCGCGCCGTATTTTCACGAGCTCAAGGACTTTCTGGTGGAGGAACGCGCCGCGCAGACCATCTATCCGCCCGCCGCCGACGTGTTCAACGCGCTGCGCTTCACGCCGCTGGACCGGGTCAAGGTCTTTATTCTGGGGCAGGACCCGTACCACGGCCCCGGTCAGGCGCACGGCCTGAGCTTCAGCGTGCGGCCCGGCGTGCGCGTGCCTCCCAGCCTTCAGAACATCTACAAGGAGTTGCAGACGGATATTCCCGGCTTTCAGCCGCCGCGCCACGGGTATTTGAAAAGCTGGGCCGAACAGGGCGTGCTGCTGCTGAACGCCGTGCTGACCGTGCGGGCCGGGCAGGCCAACAGCCACGCGAACAAGGGCTGGGAGGCGTTTACCGACGCGGTGATCAGGGCCGTGAATGCCAGGGAAGAGCGCGTCGTCTTCGTGCTGTGGGGCGCGTATGCCCGCAAAAAGGCCAAACTGATCACCAACCCCAACCACGTCATCGTGGAATCGGCCCATCCCAGCCCGCTGAGCGTGACCAAATTCATGGGAACCCGGCCCTTCAGCCGCGTGAACGCCGCGCTGGAGGAGGCCGGAGAAACGCCGATTGACTGGCA
- the carA gene encoding glutamine-hydrolyzing carbamoyl-phosphate synthase small subunit, whose amino-acid sequence MIRKERAILALEDGTVYRGYAFGHRGETVGEVVFNTSMTGYQEIMTDPSYNGQIVTITYPHVGNYGVAIYDMESNKPYVRGFISREFSGEYSNYRAQQSLEAFMQQYGVVSIQGIDTRALVRRLRTGGVVKGVIAHRSYTHPEDAYGEFSPAEEQVYVQRALDHQDIDGHDMTKDVTTALPYAFPTLRHGKRVVLMDFGIKHTIIERLSEVGIEPIVVPAHTTPAQVMALQPHGLFLSNGPGDPAPLEYAHKTAWELMGLLPTFGICLGHQILGLAAGGQTFKMKFGHRGGNQPVKNLLTGNVEITAQNHGYAVDLDSIPNGAFVATHINLNDGTLEGMAHSRYPVFSVQYHPEASPGPHDSRYLFDRFIEEIDAFDGATGTPTEKALTGRLGV is encoded by the coding sequence ATGATCAGAAAAGAACGCGCGATTCTGGCGCTGGAAGACGGAACGGTGTACCGGGGTTACGCTTTCGGCCACCGGGGCGAAACCGTGGGCGAGGTGGTGTTCAACACCTCCATGACCGGATACCAGGAAATCATGACCGATCCCAGCTACAACGGGCAGATCGTGACCATTACATACCCGCATGTGGGCAACTACGGCGTGGCGATCTACGACATGGAGAGCAACAAGCCCTACGTGCGCGGCTTCATCTCGCGCGAATTTTCCGGCGAGTACAGCAACTACCGCGCCCAGCAGTCCCTCGAAGCATTTATGCAGCAGTACGGCGTGGTGAGCATCCAGGGCATCGACACCCGCGCCCTGGTGCGCCGCCTGCGCACCGGCGGCGTGGTCAAGGGCGTGATCGCCCACCGCTCGTACACCCACCCCGAGGACGCCTACGGCGAGTTCTCTCCGGCCGAGGAGCAGGTCTACGTGCAGCGTGCCCTGGACCATCAGGACATCGACGGCCACGACATGACCAAGGACGTGACCACCGCCCTGCCCTACGCCTTTCCCACGCTGCGGCACGGCAAGCGCGTGGTTTTAATGGACTTCGGTATCAAGCACACCATCATCGAGCGGCTCTCGGAGGTGGGCATCGAGCCCATCGTGGTCCCGGCGCACACCACCCCGGCGCAGGTGATGGCGCTGCAACCGCATGGGTTGTTCCTCAGCAACGGCCCCGGCGACCCGGCCCCGCTGGAATATGCCCACAAGACCGCCTGGGAACTGATGGGCCTGCTGCCCACCTTCGGCATCTGTCTGGGCCACCAGATTCTGGGGCTGGCGGCAGGCGGCCAGACCTTCAAGATGAAGTTCGGCCACCGGGGCGGCAACCAGCCGGTCAAGAACCTGCTGACCGGCAACGTGGAGATCACCGCCCAGAACCACGGGTACGCGGTGGACCTGGACAGCATTCCCAACGGGGCCTTCGTGGCCACCCACATCAACCTCAACGACGGCACGCTGGAGGGCATGGCCCACAGCCGTTACCCGGTCTTCAGCGTGCAGTACCACCCCGAGGCCTCACCGGGGCCGCACGACAGCCGCTACCTGTTTGACCGCTTCATCGAGGAAATCGACGCCTTTGACGGCGCCACCGGCACGCCCACCGAGAAGGCGCTGACCGGGCGACTGGGCGTCTGA